The Podospora pseudocomata strain CBS 415.72m chromosome 1 map unlocalized CBS415.72m_1, whole genome shotgun sequence genome has a segment encoding these proteins:
- a CDS encoding uncharacterized protein (EggNog:ENOG503P1HR; COG:S), with protein sequence MSFYAFPPFSFSAILPNSANISFHTLPKPTSTRTQPAPGRTMSTPRKQHTFTTLHSFYATSGTVTIHSSSSDSPILVPTPSPLDPNDPLSWPPQKKRTAFLSICTFTFLTNFGIGGLTSAFYLISLEFEKSLPETSALLLWPILVLGLFNFFWVPLANYFGKRPVFVLSCGLLFASYIWGALAKSFESLLWSNIVAAFAGSSTEALGAAMVNDLFFVHERGGKMGVYMNFISGGNTVGPLVCGFVVTGLSWRWHKWIAAMLTGINFVTVVLMVPETRYHRVEVTGEGGQQVSESEDNGQEKGKVRGDGEQGQQREGIVAVPKKSWVQELSLWSGTPKDDTSLWKMFLRPLPMFAYPCVIYSFLGYAVSLVLTVAVNILNSFVLQAPPYSWSPTVNGLINIPGFIGNLLGSFAGGWLVDKFCDWRSRKNNGVFEPENRLYLCILPLLITGAGCVLFGYGVGRTLHWTSLFFGYGMVSFALTAVPTITMAYVSDCLLPVNSDALMLVNGSKNIVAFGFLYGIVPWVEEVGYVECFGTQAGIYVAIIAIGMAVLIPFGARIRHAQAKWRIIL encoded by the exons ATGTCATTCTACGCCTTCccacccttctccttctccgccatcctccccaacagcgCAAATATATCCTtccacaccctccccaaacccacctctACCCGAACCCAACCCGCACCCGGTAGAACCATGTCAACCCCCCGTAAACAACACACCTTCACAACCCTCCACTCCTTCTACGCCACCTCAGGCACAGTAACAATCcactcctcttcctcagacTCCCCAATCCTAGTccccaccccttctccccttgACCCAAACGACCCCTTATCCTGGCCCCCCCAAAAGAAACGcaccgccttcctctccatctgcaccttcaccttcctcacaaACTTTGGCATCGGCGGCCTAACCTCCGCCTTTtacctcatctccctcgaGTTCGAAAAGTCCCTCCCGGAAAcatccgccctcctcctctggccTATCCTCGTCTTGGGCCTCTTCAACTTTTTTTGGGTCCCCCTGGCTAATTACTTTGGTAAACGCCCCGTGTTTGTGCTAAGTTGTGGGTTACTTTTCGCGAGTTATATCTGGGGGGCTTTGGCGAAGAGTTTTGAGAGTTTGCTATGGAGTAATATCGTTGCTGCTTTTGCGGGGAGCTCGACCGAGGCGTTGggggcggcgatggtgaaTGATTTGTTTTTCGTCCATGAGCGcggggggaagatgggggtttATATGAATTTTATCAGTGGGGGGAATACTGTTGGCCCATTGGTTTGTGGGTTTGTAGTTACT GGGTTGAGTTGGAGGTGGCACAAGTGGATTGCTGCTATGCTAACTGGGATTAACTTTGTGactgtggtgttgatggtgccTGAGACGAGATATCACAGGGTTGAAGTGACCGGAGAGGGGGGGCAGCAAGTGTCGGAGAGCGAAGATAACGGGCAGGAGAAGGGCAAGGTGAGAGGTGACGGTGAACAGGGACAGCAGAGGGAGGGAATAGTCGCGGTTCCGAAGAAGAGCTGGGTTCAAGAGTTGAGTTTGTGGTCTGGGACGCCAAAGGACGACACGAGCTTGTGGAAGATGTTCCTGAGGCCGCTGCCAATGTTTGCGTATCCGTGTGTTATTTACTCGTTCCTTGGGTACGCAGTGTCATTGGTGTTGACGGTGGCTGTCAACATTCTCAACTCGTTTGTGCTCCAGGCGCCGCCATACTCGTGGTCACCAACGGTCAACGGGCTGATCAATATTCCCGGGTTCATCGGGAATCTCCTTGGCAGCTTTGCGGGCGGTTGGCTTGTCGATAAGTTTTGCGACTGGAGAAGCAGGAAGAACAATGGGGTGTTTGAACCGGAGAATAGGTTGTATCTCTGCATACTTCCGCTGCTGATTACCGGAGCCGGTTGCGTCTTGTTCGGGTATGGAGTCGGGAGAACGCTCCATTGGACCTCATTATTCTTCGGCTACGGAATGGTGTCATTTGCGCTCACAGCGGTCCCCACGATTACGATGGCATATGTGTCAGATTGCCTACTGCCAGTTAACTCAGATGCTTTGATGCTTGTCAACG GGAGCAAAAATATTGTTGCTTTTGGATTTCTTTACGGAATCGTGCCATgggttgaagaggttggCTATGTAGAATGCTTTGGAACTCAAGCAGGAATCTATGTTGCTATTATTGCAATAGGAATGGCGGTTTTAATCCCATTTGGCGCTAGAATCAGACATGCCCAGGCAAAATGGAGGATTATCTTGTAA
- the RPC34 gene encoding 34-kDa subunit of RNA polymerase III (C) (BUSCO:EOG092646WF; COG:K; EggNog:ENOG503P1SA): protein MAAPNSEADQAKLQIFKDELYDTIREHGSETRVFSQADLKGLGVIPNNDVRILVDVIQMLTNEKLLIGVHLPGGELGWKWRSREDAKKYTSLPDEPTRLVYGEIDQAGQDGVWIRHIKLRINIQDATLKACIKFLESKGFISSMTNVEMPNRKMYIRADLKPSERATGGPWFTDGELDEAFIKVIEGIIFEYIKTRSAYFSRGTVLPQRQPKKGVVTGDARGVKRTATDISNDDATPAPAPATKAAPPPPKGKPMYLPMPAGYKKYPTVNDITEFIHNQKVSTAMLGVADIQALVDVLVFDGLIEPIQVHNRKGYRVVRPTKQDTVSYAKRQQDRESHPESGDIVLGPPPLSNAVTEAPCGKCPVFELCQEGGPVAPSTCVYFQEWLGLKEPAVATANGTAPP from the exons ATGGCGGCGCCAAATTCCGAGGCCGACCAGGCCAAGCTCCAGATCTTCAAAGATGAGCTGTACGATACTATCAGGGAACATGGCAGCGAAACCCGTGTCTTCAGCCAGGCCGACCTCAAGGGTTTGGGCGTCATCCCCAACAACGACGTCAGGATACTTGTCGATGTCATTCAGATGCTCACTAATGAGAAGCTCCTCATTGGTGTTCATTTACCGGGCGGAGAACTGGGTTGGAAATGGCGAAGCAGAGAGGATGCCAAGAA GTATACCTCCCTTCCAGACGAACCGACCAGGCTCGTATACGGCGAAATCGACCAAGCCGGCCAAGACGGTGTCTGGATCCGCCACATCAAGCTCCGAATCAACATCCAAGATGCCACCCTCAAGGCCTGCATCAAGTTCCTCGAGTCCAAAGGGTTCATCTCGTCCATGACCAACGTCGAGATGCCCAACCGGAAGATGTACATCAGAGCCGACCTCAAACCCTCCGAGCGCGCAACCGGCGGTCCTTGGTTCACAGACGGTGAGCTAGACGAAGCCTTTATCAAAGTCATCGAAGGTATCATTTTCGAGTACATCAAGACCCGTAGCGCATACTTTTCCAGGGGCACGGTTCTCCCTCAAAGACAACCAAAGAAGGGCGTAGTTACCGGGGATGCCAGAGGTGTCAAGAGAACGGCGACTGACATCTCCAACGACGACGCGACACCCGCCCCTGCTCCAGCGACAAAGgctgcccctccaccgccaaagGGCAAGCCAATGTATCTCCCCATGCCGGCCGGGTACAAGAAATACCCTACCGTCAACGATATCACAGAGTTTATCCACAATCAAAAGGTCAGCACTGCTATGCTCGGTGTTGCGGACATCCAGGCGTTGGTCGACGTGCTGGTATTTGACGGCCTGATTGAGCCGATCCAAGTCCACAATCGTAAGGGGTACAGGGTGGTGCGGCCAACAAAGCAGGACACGGTGTCGTATGCCAAGCGGCAGCAGGACCGAGAATCGCATCCAGAATCGGGGGATATCGTGTTAGGCCCTCCGCCGCTGAGCAACGCAGTGACTGAGGCACCGTGCGGTAAATGCCCGGTGTTTGAATTGTGCCAGGAGGGTGGACCGGTTGCGCCGAGCACGTGTGTTTACTTTCAGGAGTGGTTGGGCTTGAAAGAGCCTGCTGTTGCTACTGCCAACGGAACGGCTCCACCATGA